The Plasmodium vivax chromosome 7, whole genome shotgun sequence DNA window ACCAACTGGCCGAGACAGGAAGGTAAAATTACCCCCCCCGGAGGATTGCAGAGGGGAGTGGTGTTCATCCACCCTATGTAACACCACTCCCCTCCCCCATGTTGTTCTTCCACCTCGGTTTAATCACTGTGAAGAACTTTCGCTAAAGGAGGAACACCGCATGGAATGAAGCCGCCGCTTGGATGGGGTGGGTTATTTCCAAGCttctttctcccctttcCCTATTTTTGGCCATCTCTGTCGTACCGAAGttgttctccctttttataaatcctATCATTTTGCTCTgatgtcactttttttttttttttttttttaattttaaagcGTTACATGTATGCCCCTTTGTATGCACTTAACATTCCGTGGGCGCGCAACGGGGGGTTGTTTTGTTTGCCGCGAACCCCCGTGCGACTGTGCGGAGTTGCAACTCGCTAGGGCACTTTTGCCACGGTCGCTTCGTCGGTCGCTTCGTCGGTCGCTTCGTCGGTCGCTTCGTCAGCCGTTTCGTCGGTCGCTTCGTCGGCCATTTCGTCGGTCGCTTCATCAGCCGTTTCGTCGGTCGCTTCGTCGGCCATTTCGTCGGTCGCTTCATCAGCCGTCTCTTTCCCGTGGCCGTTTTGTCAACTTCTCCTCTGCGCGGGCCCTTTTGTaagccccctttttgacAACTCAACTTTGTGAGCGCCCCAGGCGaactccccccttttgaaaaGCGGACTGGCCAGCTTGGAGAGGCACACTGCAGGGCGACATATTTGGAGGGCCAAGGAAACCGCCGTGATGTTACTCCACTGAGGAGGTTGGCCCAGAGGAAAGCCAAACAGGAGAACACACATACTGTGGCTTCCCTACGGAAGGGCGattgtcccctttttctttttttctttttttctttttttttttgttccttccaCTTGACTATCACCCACGATAATGCTCCCAAAATGGAACCAAAGAGGGAGAGAAGCTCCATAAAAATCTCGCTCAACCTGAGCGCGAACAAGAGGGATGACAAAAGTGTCAGCGAATGCAACACTGGGGGGGATGGGGATTCCCGGATCAAGTCAAAGTCGAAGGAGGTTTCACAGGCCTTGTAAGTACACccgacggggggggaaaggcaacaaaggggagaaggaatGAAGCAGCCACACGCCCGCCGAAATATGGCTCAGTTTTATCTCCCGTGGTTGTGCGTGCCCGCGAAATGGGCCCCACATTTTGTGTGCCCCTCGCGGTTTAGAGCATTTCCGCCgttggagggaaaaaaggggaaacgaGCAATTCGTAGCATCACACAGTGTGGACTCCTCATGTGACGTTCTTTCGCTCCTTCGTTCCTTCGCTCCTTCGTTCCTTCGCTCCTTCGCCCCTTCTCTCCTTCTCTCCGCACATTTTCACTTCCTAACttccccacttttttttccccgcgaAGAGGCCTCATCGAGGACATCCGGAGCGGCACGTTCAACTACAAAGACCTGCAGGAAATCTACTTCATGAACGACGTGgacttggaaaaaatgatcatcGACGCGAAGGGCGCGGAGGAGGGGAACCCCGAGAGGGAGGCCCAGGACGCGGGGCACAGCCCCTACGGGGGGGAGACCATGTACGGTGGGGAGACCTTGTACCGTGGAGAGGACGCCCATGGTGAGAGCGCCATCCGTTCGAAGGAGTTCACCCAAGGGAAGCTGCTCCAGAGCGGGGGAGCGAACCTACATAGCCCCATGCACAGCAACGAGAGGAGCCTcacaaatgaaaatgaagaagacaACGGAGCGAGTGGAAGAAATGTATATGTGCTGAATAACCAAGTGGGGAAAGTGTGCATCATCAGATTCCCCCCGGAGGTCTccaaagaaataaaaaaaaatcttttaaaaaaaaatctccatTTGGAAATCGAACCAACCAGCTTGTTAAACTCGCGACTGTTCATTATACATTtcagaaatataaataaaaagttttgGGGAATCCTTCTCGAACTGTCAACCCATATAGAGGTACATAAAACGTTGGACCGAAACAACCTCTACAAGACGAACGACGTTTCGCAGATGATTTATGTGTATGACccaagtgagaaaaaaaaaaaaaaaaaaaaaaaatgcaaaaaaatgataaaaaattttataaaaaataattttcaattaaaCTGTGGTATCAGCGATAGGGTACAAAATTTCCACTTTGAAAATTATGCAAAGCTTTTTAAATACCATGACATTTATTTTGCGGAGAAGTTCCTTCATGACTACTTGAATGCAAAGTATTATGACTACTACGACATGTATGTGAAGACGTACACGGAGATGCACACGCACCTCCGCATCGGTCGAGAGAGCCACAAAAAACAGAACGAAATTGTTGATGAACGGACCGACATTTCGGAGATCATCAATTCTTTGGACAACACCTACAGCATCATGAGGGAGCTGGAGAAGGAGACCGGCGGCGACATTTCGCTCGAGACCCTCCTGAACTATGAAATCACCAACGAGAACTACGAGTCGGACGTCTCCGACCTGTTGATGGGCGGCAGCCACTACTTGAGGAAGCGGGCCTAGGGGATTAGCGGTGGTGGGAGCGTAGGCAGCAACAGTGGTAGAAACCGCGGTAGCGGTAGTCAGTGtgttttcttcccccacgGCCGCTATGCCTCCACACGTAGAGCCTATAcatgtttataaaattaatttgatatctttttttttttgttacaaaCCAAAGTGGAGTTATTTCTTCTCCACTACGGTGTGTTAAGCAAACCAGTGGGGTGCAGAGGAGTATCTTTGCAACGAAAAACTGCACTTGATCGAGGGACACATCATGTGTGCGTTGTGCAGGTGCTCCCTTCGCCCCAAACGAAACTTCGCTGAGAACTCCCAGTTTTGCTAACCCACTTCAACGTCCAGTTATCTTGATGGGGCGGATACAATCCACCCTCGGATATGGCGGCTATGCAAAGGGAaagctcaaaaaaaagaaaaaaaaaggcaacaaagTAGAACACGGTTAAACGTTCCCATAATGAATCATCGTGCGTATCCATTTGGTTATGCCATCTGAGGGGAGTCACACAACACACGCATAAATACACAGTGCGATGGCAGGACAGTGGAAATCGCGTTTACCGCGTCGCAACCCCTATAATGTGTTTCTCCCCGTTGTATCTTCTGCACAcacgcacatatatatatatatatatatatattatggtAAGTCCTATGGCGAGCGCACGTGGAGGGAGAACAGGGGACGGCGGCGGCCTACAGTTGGAACCCACCCCTGTGTAATATGAAAACTGCTAAGGGAAGATCCGTGTGGACGATGTGCGCTCGATTGTTCACGAGCGGGTTGGCTAATCTAACCCCATTTGTTATGCTCTGCTGgtcttttctccctttttgttttttttttccaacgtGGGGAGAAACCCCTGCCAGGAGCAAAGTGCTAACcaaaatggaatttttttttttttttttttttttttttccaatggtcagctaaaaaaaaaaaaacaaagttgtCAATTTTGTCATTACCATCAGGGGAAAGGGGCAGATTGAAAGAGAGTTTCACCCCCGAAAAGTAAAGCAAAgtaaagcaaagcaaagcaaagcaaagcaaaactAACCAAACCAGAATGACCACGCTACATCACTCTTTAGTGACGCATTCTCAACTTTGCAAACCGTTTGCAGAGCTGTGGAGGggaacaaatgaacaaagcACAAGCGGCTCATAATGGTATTCACAAACTGGTTTGCCTGAACGAAGATACCAACCCGCTGGCCCCCCTTTCCAAAGCGTCGTAACAACGAAACGGAGTACCATGGGGAATTTCCTCGGGTTAAAGGAAAACGTAATGAGCAGCGTGGCCCAAGTGTGACCCCAGTGTTACCCCAGCGTGGTGTTACCCTTACATGTGTGCAACGatatatgattatttttttccctccttggAAACCCTTCCAACGTGTGCACACGTGATGGACTCATTTAagaccccccttttttgccattcaCTTCCCCCGTGCAGAAATACAATAAGACCAACATAAACATCTTTGAGAAGCGGTACGGCTATAACCTGAACGAGCTGCACAGCTACGTCTACAAAATCAACCTGCCGCTGAAGCCGCGCTACGTGGGCTATGTGCTagaggagaaggggaagcggccaagTGGGGAACCTCCCTGTGGAGATGACCCCAAAGTAACTTCCCCCACACACGGGGAGGGCAACAGCATGGGGGAGGGCGACAGCATGGGGGACGCCGCGGAAGGAAGCCAACCCGCCCCAGTGGACTTATACAACCGGTACGACAGAGACAACCTGCACAACTCAAGCAAcatttatcaaaataaattaaaaataaaccagCAGGGGTGGCAGCATGATCAGCAGCAGGGGTGGCAGCATGATCAGCAGCAGGGGCGGCATAACCAGCAGCAGGGGCGGCATAACCAGCAGAAGGGGCATCACAACCAGCAGGGGCGGCATCACGACCAGCAGGGGCGGCATCACGACCAGCAGAAGTACGCAGACATGTACGTGCACATGTCGTATGACAAAAACTACACCTACGACGAGcacaaaaataacatttacgCGGAGGACAGTCTCTACAATTATGTCTCGAAAAAGAACCCCATCTTAatgccccccaaaaaaggaggggtaAAGAAGACCTACGCGAACTTGTGCCTAAATTACTACAACAATTTGGACACCTGCGTGATTAAAAAGTATCAAAAGAATGTTCAAAACAGGAAGTACAAATTTACCCGCCTGCACACGTGCAAGCCGCACTACGTAAGGGCAAAAgctgaaagggggaaaaacccgCGGCATAGCGATTAGCGAGACTTGCGCGATTGGCGTGGTTAACGTGATTGACGCGATTGACTCGATTAACACGATTAGCACTATTAACgcgattaatttttttttttccctttttggaagATCCTCTTCTCCCGCTGCGTAAAGTACCGAGACAGGAAGCTCatgaacgaaataaaaaaagtggagcTCAACTACTACAACTCCCTGAGCAGGGGCAGCAGGTGGGGGGTTCGCCGAGCAGCAGCACTGTGCGGATTACTACAAACAGTCTGCACATTTGCGCGTGCTACCTCTCCTTACGTACATCtcgcctccccccgcagatcGCTCTACCTGAACGAGTTCACCACTAACTTGAGTTACCACGAGGTAGGCCCCCCGTAGAACCATCCAATGTGTGCACATCCTTACGACCGTCGCGGCATGCGTGTGGGCCAATCTACGTGACGATCGTAACACCTACGTGTGTACGTGCTGCACACACctttgccccccccttctgtaGTACCTCATCAGCAAAATGCACGACGGAGTGGAAAAGATAAAGTAAGCGCGGTGTAGCAGCGGCGTAGAATCAGCGTAGAATCAGCGTAGCATTGGCATAGCAGCGGTGTGGGTACGTTTACTCGcgtgtacatacacatatgtgcttcctttttattttttatttttttttttttcccggtTAGGATCAAGAAAGAACTAAACGAACTACGGGAGAGGTACAACCACATCGTGAAATACGCCGACGCGGGGTTTACAGACGCGCCCAAGTTTGAACCACCCCAGGGGAAGACCTACATAAGCAAGAAGAAACACATGCTGCTAAACATATAATGCGGGGGGGTGGTCCACTGGACTGAAGTGGAGGCATCCCCAGTGGTGATTATACATTGTGGGGAGCGGCACAGACCATCGCCAGGCTCTTCACATCAGCGGGGTAAATGTGAGGGGGCCCTCCTGGGGAAAGAAGCTCATTCGATTTGGCAAAACTGCACGTCTGCGTTGTGGTGCGCTATGCtatgctttaattttttttttttttttttttttttttttttttcctactgtGTTGGATCTGCTCTTTTTCCGCGCTTGTTCATACGTTGCttcccttcatttttattttttgttctccaaAACGCTTAGGGGGTAAAGCGCGTCGGGTGGCTTCGTTTTCACCCCCGTTCTGGAGACTCCAACCAGTTGGTCCTGCTGAAGAAGTACTTGTGTGCCATGTAGGGG harbors:
- a CDS encoding hypothetical protein (encoded by transcript PVX_099900A), giving the protein MELLSLFGSILGALSWVIVKWKEQKKKEKKKKRKRGQSPFRREATVCVFSCLAFLWANLLSGVTSRRFPWPSKYVALQCASPSWPVRFSKGGSSPGALTKLSCQKGGLQKGPRRGEVDKTATGKRRLMKRPTKWPTKRPTKRLMKRPTKWPTKRPTKRLTKRPTKRPTKRPTKRPWQKCPSELQLRTVARGFAANKTTPRCAPTEC
- a CDS encoding hypothetical protein, conserved (encoded by transcript PVX_099905A); this translates as MEPKRERSSIKISLNLSANKRDDKSVSECNTGGDGDSRIKSKSKEVSQALGLIEDIRSGTFNYKDLQEIYFMNDVDLEKMIIDAKGAEEGNPEREAQDAGHSPYGGETMYGGETLYRGEDAHGESAIRSKEFTQGKLLQSGGANLHSPMHSNERSLTNENEEDNGASGRNVYVLNNQVGKVCIIRFPPEVSKEIKKNLLKKNLHLEIEPTSLLNSRLFIIHFRNINKKFWGILLELSTHIEVHKTLDRNNLYKTNDVSQMIYVYDPSEKKKKKKKKCKKMIKNFIKNNFQLNCGISDRVQNFHFENYAKLFKYHDIYFAEKFLHDYLNAKYYDYYDMYVKTYTEMHTHLRIGRESHKKQNEIVDERTDISEIINSLDNTYSIMRELEKETGGDISLETLLNYEITNENYESDVSDLLMGGSHYLRKRA
- a CDS encoding hypothetical protein, conserved (encoded by transcript PVX_099910A): MGNFLGLKENKYNKTNINIFEKRYGYNLNELHSYVYKINLPLKPRYVGYVLEEKGKRPSGEPPCGDDPKVTSPTHGEGNSMGEGDSMGDAAEGSQPAPVDLYNRYDRDNLHNSSNIYQNKLKINQQGWQHDQQQGWQHDQQQGRHNQQQGRHNQQKGHHNQQGRHHDQQGRHHDQQKYADMYVHMSYDKNYTYDEHKNNIYAEDSLYNYVSKKNPILMPPKKGGVKKTYANLCLNYYNNLDTCVIKKYQKNVQNRKYKFTRLHTCKPHYILFSRCVKYRDRKLMNEIKKVELNYYNSLSRGSRSLYLNEFTTNLSYHEYLISKMHDGVEKIKIKKELNELRERYNHIVKYADAGFTDAPKFEPPQGKTYISKKKHMLLNI